Sequence from the Peromyscus maniculatus bairdii isolate BWxNUB_F1_BW_parent chromosome 11, HU_Pman_BW_mat_3.1, whole genome shotgun sequence genome:
GATAGGGAAGGCCCAGTCTATTTCAAATGGTACCAGACCTGGGTAGGTaaacagctgagcaagccagtatcAACAATCATTGATGGATGGCccctgtatcagctcctgcctcccagatccctgtcctgtttgagttcctgccttgaatttctTCAATGAGGAACAGCGATATGAAAGAGTAGGCCAAATGAACTCTCggctctccaagttgctttggtcatggtgttccactACAGCAATAGTAATGAGATACAGCAACAGACATGAGATGCCCTATTGTATTATACTCTATCATTTCCTAATGTCTGTCCAAGATTTCAACTCTTAGGAGCAGCTTGGGCCAATgataaaaacaacacaacactTGCTGATGAGAGAAAAGCCATCCAAGAATTACTAATCCAGAGAAAGGACTAGACTCCATGTCCCAGGAGgagaaccaaaacaaacccaagaACAACAAAACGCCACAAACTAACAGAACAGAAAACCAGACAGCTGCTCATAAAATGTTTACCTGGTATTTGAAGTTCATCTTCAATAAACCGAACATAATTCTGGGCATTGACAGGTAGCTCCTTAAATGTCCTTGCATTCGATATGTCTGTGTTCCACCCCGGGAAAGACTTATACTGAACTTCCACTTTATTTAAGACTTCTTGGTTTGCTGAAAGTGAAGAAGCATATGTGTTTATGAACACACTGCCTGTTGCCaaatgattgttttgttttttagacatggtttctcttcagtccaggctggccttgtacttttGGCAATCCTCCTCCCTTCAGCCTatccaagttctggaattataagcatggaCCACTATGCCCAGTTCAATCAAATGGCTCTGACAAAAGAAGGTTCAAGAACACTTATCAAAATCCTCGAAAGCAGACATGTCAGAATTTAGAGCTTTCAGACCATTAGAAAAGTGAACACCAGCACACAACCCTCTAGGGTGGTATTTTATCAACCAACGTGTCTTCAGCAACATGGTTTACACGGTGAGTAGAGAAAGATGGCATGGTTATCCCATCAGTTACAGTGGCTGGTGAATGAGCTCTGTTCTGTTTCTGCAGCATTTTGAATTCTATACCATAACTATGTGTGTGCACAACAGCAAGGCTGGAACAGCTCCAAGCCTCAGGCATCTACTGGGGGATGGAAAACTGCTTTCTTAGTCCACCTAATGACTTCCTCCGTATGTGCACTGCAAACGAGGAGCAGTTTCTCTGACTGCAGACATGGTGGGCAGTGTGGTTCACTATTCGGGTTTCCCTCTTCAGAGCAGAGTCCCAAGAATGACCGAGACCATGTACCAGCTAGGGAGGTTTTTGGAAATATATAggtctttataaaaatattaacaaagaataaaaacaaacgataaaatgtggtgatattttctttgtgatctaacaaagcttgccttaagaccagagtgtggagctaagccactagttagccatagaggccaggcagtggtggcacatacctttaatctcagcactcgggaggcagacgcagatgggtctctgagtttaaggccacccttggctacacaagattgatccagtctaaaagacagagccaggcaatggtggcacacacctctgattccagtacttgggatctcatgcctttaatcccagcactagggaagtggagacaagtgatgtggctgggcagagatagatataaggcaggaggagacaggagctctttcaggctgaggagttgttgaagtaagaggtggtggctgtggcttgctcttttgtctctctgatctttcaggcaagctttatttgttagatcacaaataTTACCACAATACAAGTTCAAGTTAACCATCCATCAATTCAATGGTCTCATAGTACTCTCTACAATCTACTCTCTGTAATGTCTAACACTCAAAGGGAGCCATGAGGCACGGGAACCGCAATCAGCTATACTACATGTACTGTGCTGTCATCACAAGCAATGCTTCTGAGAACATTCTACAACACTTTCTGGATGAAAATCTCCACCTTGGAGTATTTCTGAAGGAATCTGGCCCAAGTCagcttaaaaatacaaaaccaaaaagcataAATTTGACAAGTTTATCTGTTTatgagtttttatattttaataaaaggaatttGTATGTGATTATGATAGATCTTGCCAAGTGTCACTGTATTTGATTGTACTATTCTTTGGTATTTAAGCGTTATTAAAACTCTTAAAACAGCTTTGAGGTAGCATTAACAAGCAGGACATAACATATATGTGAATAATCAGTTTCTAAGTAACCATATCCTAAAATGATAACAGATGCCTATTTTTCTGtaagagaaattgaaaaaaatgacagaaacttcTTCTCCATGAATGTCTAGTCTCAGGATCATAGAACTTCCTACCGTGCCAAGTTTCATCAAGGTTGTCAGCTTCCCTTCGATTGCCATTTTCTTGGTGTTGAAGGAAAACTAATCTGAAAAATCATCAATTTCCATTTCTAGAAGTATTTAATGAATCTTCAAGTAAGGAAACCCTATGACTTAAGACAGGTTTCAAATAACAATACTGCCTCAAGTAGGTATCACCTACTTGTGAACTTCAGGCAGAGAGAGGTTAGAAAAACTTATGGGGCTTGAAGGATGGAGTAGGCTCATATACTGAGCAAGAGCACACGACAAGATTCTTTGGTGTCTTTTCTTTTACCCTTTTATTCCCAAGGAAGATAGAACTCCTCCATGGAAAtcattcacttttaaaatttccTGTCAATTATTATAAGTTTATAAAGATGAAACCCTGAAGCAGCATGGTCCAACTTTCTTAATTAAGTACATTAAGTCTGAAATTAATACCAGTTTTGAACAAAATGATAAGAAGTGAATTTATCTGCACTATTAGTAAAAAATCAAGCCAGTGAAAGATATATAATCTTTAAGTAGCAATTACATATCATAATGTATAGTTAAATGATAATGTTAACAATCTTATAAACTTTAAATACagcctaaaaataaatgaatgaatgaatgaatgaatgaatgaatgaatagataaataaatagtacCTGGGAAATGAGGTATGATTTCCCCATCTAATTTGTAAGCAACGCCAACTTTGATTTCTGTAAACATATCCAAAATGTCCAACTTGGTAAGGGCCAACCTAATTTTGAAAGAGAAGACACCGGTGAAACAGCAAACTTAGGACCTCCAGTCTGACTgatgcaggagagagaaagggagaattcATGCAAAGGTCAAAGCTCCAAAGCACTTCTGAAAACTGGTTAGGACTGTCCTCGAAAGCGtgccacacataaacacatagaaaGACTCTGCATTGACACAGCCTCATACACCACCAGAGTTACTTTCTAGTAACGACAACAGATTTCCACTGGTAATGTTACATTCGCTCAGCTTCCTTATGAGGGATGACTCGTGGGAGGCGGCCTGGAGTTAGGGATGCACTTTGTGGCTGAGGGATACAGCAGAACGCGCTGTTCCACACAATCACAAGGTATTAAGTACATTTCCACACATGCTACCATTCCCAATTCTGATTAACATCACCTCCACCCTTCTGGTCAGAAACTGACAGAGTGAGGAAACATCAAGGACCTCTTCGTGATACATCcaagtttcccgaaaactgactGGAAAACAGGATTTTAAGGGAACATACGTAGAAATTAGATAAAAACACTAGGTTTGTGATTCTGGTCCATAAatctcagggttttttgtttgtttgtttaaaaacaaaaacaagcaaatgacttccttcttttactttttagaaGTTCAGCCTATTAATGCAAATACAAACTGGTTAACTTATCTATAAAATGCTAATACTGAATATTTTCAGTGAGCAGGACAGTATTCCTACATCTCACCTCATTTTCCAAATGTCCGTGAGTGACGTAACAACCttggatattttttaattttaatgtatatggtattctatctgcatgtatgcctgcatgacagaagaggtgtggctgctgggaattgaacctagaccaatgctcttaactgctgagcaaacTCTCCAGTCCTATCACCTTGATTTTAAAGGTGATGAGACAGACTCAGAAAGGTGAGCACATCCAGTCACACTGAGTCCAGGGGGTCAGACACCAGGTGTGCACACTGCACAAGCCCCCAGTACAGCCTCCTTTCCTATGCACACTGCACCCCCACCCAGCACggcctcctccttttctgtgcACACTGCATCCCCACCCAGCACGGCCTCCTTTCCTGCGCACACTGAGTTCGTCCTGGCTGTCTATGCAGGTACCCATTCTCCTCCTACCTGTCTCCTCACTTGAAGCACCCTCCTCCGTCAGACGACTACCATGATTCTTCTAGAGCCTTGGGCATCCAGGAGAATAACTTGGGGGCCTCTTCCTATGTACTTCCTCTCATAATCTCATTCCACTTCTAAAACTATGATTTTATCCTGGCGGCAAAGGAGTGAAGCTTTTCTGCTGGGGACTCTCAAGTTTACTTTCCACAAAATCGAAATCCACATGATCTGTGGTCATCAACTGCCTACCATTTCCTGAAATAAATGTTTCTGAAGAATACTCACGCAGTAAATCCATTGATCATATGAGCATATTTGAGTAACACAAGGTCCAACCAGCCacatcttcttttcctcccagtagTTACTCCAAATTCTCTACCTCTTGTTTGTAATAATTCTCCAATTTCCTAGATAACAGAATTCCTGAGTTAGACTATCAGAGCTGTATATCCAGGGACCATACTAGAGATTATATAATAAACATTTGATAAACATCTTTCATGAAATAAGCTGGAGACAGGAATTCCATGAAAATGACATTACTTAGAATATATTcagttttgatttcatttttacattttcaagCTAATTTCTTATAATGTTATACAGGTCAAGTGTATACTGACAGATAATAAAACAACTAGATCCTATCAATAAGAAGTTGTTATGGTCTGAGATATGTCCTACAAAAAAGGCTCTGGagttgaaggcttggtcctcaaCAGCTGGCAATCAATATTGAGAGATGACTGGATCACAAGGGCACTAATGTTATCAGTGGATTAATCCACTGGtgagtgttgtgggatatttgatcacatggTGTGAAAATGTGTCTGTTTCATCtcatctgcctaaggcacctgattgatttcataaagagctgaacggcggTGAATagctagctaggcaggagaggttaagtgggacttctggggacagagaggaactcATGGGGATGAATCTAGTGGGGGAAAGCCAGTACAGAATGAAGGAGACAGTGACAGAacagagattaatagaaacagatgAAGTTACAATAGCTAgcgagacaagcctaagctaagggtAGGCTctcataattagtaagtctccatgtcatcatTTGGGGGTAGGTGGTCCCAAGAAAGTCTGACGAAAAAGCTTGCTGCCGATGACTTCACAGCTCGCTATTAGGAGGCAGTATCTTGTTAGAGAACAGAGGTTCCTGGGGTGTCTGAAGGTAAGCCTAGTCCTTGCCCACAGCTCTTACTTGCTGCTTCCCAACTGCCAGGAGGTGAGGTGACCATGCCCTTCTGCCATAATGTATGTCTTACTACTCAGAAACACAGGACAGGGTTACCATGGTCTGAAACcatgaacaacaaaaaatacatcCTTCCTCCTTTTAAATTTCTCATATAATTTTCACAACAAAGGACAAGTTCATAAACAAATAAGTCGCTAATGTTTATATAACAGACAAACCTAGCCAATCATTTCCTGAAACATAGCAAATGACCCTTGCAAatgaagagagaggcaggagtcTCAAGGTTGGGGTCTGGGAAACAGTTTTTTCTTTCCATACTTTAAAAACTGGATTACTAAGAAATGGGCTTACATTGTCTTGCTCTGTGGGGAAGGCACCAATACCAACTCTAGTGGTGTAAGCTTTTACAACTCCATATACTTCTCCAACATTTTGAGGGGGCATACCCAAACCTGTACAAACACCTCCAACAGTGCAATTTGAAGAGGTCACAAAAGGGTAAGTtcctagaaaatagaaaaataaaaaataaaacactaagatgaacacatgtacacatacactgtAAAACAGAATTACATTAAGACCAGGCATATGAATTTATTCCAAGTATTTATCTGACAGACTTACCACAACCTCAAGGGCTCAAAGTCTTACTTAGGCttgattctctttttctttaatgagtTAAAAATACAGATGGTCAGAGCTTTAATTGCAGCATTTTAGCTGTATAGAACCCCCGAGCATGTCCAGTTGCTAACTTGGCTCTATATAGTATATAATCACTACTGTTGACGAATTTTATGCAGAAATCTACCTACATGTTTTGATTGATTCCTGTTAATTTCAAATGACTCCCTGGTGGGCATACTTAGGGTGCAGCAGGACCCTGGGGCAATAGTAATTTTGTGGTGTTCAACATTTCCCCAGCCTTTCAACTCTATTCAGAGCAACCCTCAAATTACAGGAACAATTATGTGGGTACATTTTTCTCCCCTTTATACTTAGCTACTCACTCTGCTAATGATACATTTCCTGGATTGAGAAGGCATATTATAGGATAAAGGGGTAAGTACATCTATTACggagaaatacattttctttcattagtTAGTATCCAAAGCTAACGAAATGTCAAGATGTtcaagggatggctcagcagataagggcagcactggctgctcttccagaggactcgggtttaattcccagcaaccacatggtggctcacagccttctgtaactctattcccaggggatccaatgacttctggcctccaagggcagtggtgtacagatacacatgcaggcaaaacactcaaacacagaaaataaaaataaattaaaaagaaaaaaaaaaaactgtcaccCAGAACTGTTAACAGTGTAAGAAAGTATATTTAGGTACTAATGAGATAGTCATCTGAATAAGTTTAGCTTAACCATGAGGATAGAGGAAATGCTGAGCCTAGCAGCAAGTCTCATTCAGTGTGAATTAACATACACGGTTTTGTCTAgatcttaatatatatatgtttaatcctaatttctatttttgtaaaGACATAAAGGAAAAGATTCCCCCAAATTGATCTTATCATTTTTCAGTTCCAGAGAAATAGGAGATGAATAAATCACGAATCAACTAATAAAATTCACAATCTGCCGAACTGGTCCAAACCCACAGAATCCAAATGATTCCATTTTTCTGATGAAGTGTAAAACTTGTACTGTGCTTGCCACAATATTCCTTTAAAACCTTGCCATAAGATGACAAGCTATCTCATTTCTGAATACAAACGCTAAATGCACTATTTATAACCTCCTTAATGCTAACATTAATATTTATATCTAAGTACTTTGGGCTCAGTTAAACTCCCTATGAATCATATCTCACTTACCAAAATCAATATCTAACAATGCTGCGTTTGCACCTTCTACCAAGATTTTCTTGGGTGGTCCATGGAGGGCCTCATATAGGAAATAAACTCCATCTCTCACCATCGGTTTAATCCTTTCCATATAACCCtacacaaagacaaaaaccagTTTCCATGTGCACTAATACATTATAACACCAGTCAAAGTGTAAACTACCTGGCCTTCAGCAGTGGAAACTGACAAATCCGAGCAGAGGGCGCTGGTGATAGGGCTCATCCTAGGGCAACATTTGGATTAGCGGtacaagggctggggatgtggcacagtggtagagcacttaccttgCATGTATGAAGTCCTCAAcaacacatatatacaagcacGATGACATTTAAAAGTTCTATGCCAACTTCATAAGCTAGCTTTCAGGAATAAAAAGAACTCTCTGTTTAACTAGATGGCACTTTGACATTTTTAAGGTATCTGAAAAGCTGCATTTAAAATCCATATAACCAACAATTTTCAAATTCCAATAAGAGTGACACCAAAATGTGGAAAGGCACAACTTTCCTTTTGTTGTAAAAATTCTTGTTGTAAAAAGGCTGCCTCCTTTTTACAACAAGAATTGCACAATGTCACCAGTGTCAGCTACTAACTTGAGGTGCTAGTAATCTTAACTTCAGAACCGAATTCAAGTACCACTATAAACAAGAACTCCCGAGAGCTGTAGTGCAGCTGCAATAAAACCGGATTTCAACTACAGACACCAGGAAGGCTAATTCTAGAAGCTACTTACCAGGAACCCATGAATATACTACATCCactaatgtctgtctgtctggcccctccCTGGAGCTTGTCTTGGAGCTTAATCTCTTTCTTATTTCAGTCCTTCTTGTGTGGCTAAAAATgactctgtgaagccctggctcaACATATGTCACTCATGAAAaccttgttttcctttgttgtttcttttccttgtttctttttctccccctcaaGAAtaacctcatgtagcccagaatgggctccaactcagtatgtagctgaggatgaacttcaacttctgaccttcctgcttctattccccaagtgctaggattacaggcgtaggccaccacacccaatttATGGGAATCATAAAGAGACCTAAGGTCTACAACTATTCCAGAATGACATATGATATGTAGATTCTTACTCAGTTCTGATAATATTAATACTATACACCAGGTGTATAGGAAACAAAGTGAGATTTACCAGTGATTGAGAAGCCTTCTGCTAACTCAGGTACCACTGGATCTAATAGTTACCATGCACGGGTGGGCTTCTTTGATGGCCAGTATTTGTCTCAGAAATAATTGCTGAAGAAACTAACTGGTTATCAATCCTAAACGTGCTGACTTTACATGTCCCTTTCTTTACTGATCCACATTTCAGCAGCCAGGTGTGGTTTCTTCATAACCCAAACCTGAGTTTCCTTCTGTTCAAAATTCTCCAATAGCTTCCAACTGTCTCCTGAATAAAAACTAAGTGTCCTGCAGGTGCATCTGAGACCTATGATCTAGTTACTTTCACATACCATTCCTTTTCCCATCCAGTATTCCATCTAGACCAAACTGTGTGAAATTACACAAACATGCTATGTCCAGGAATGACTTGTAAATTCTTTCAATAGTTAATATAAAGCTAGAATACATGAAAAACCTAAATGTCAGTTTGGCAAGTAAGTATTTAAAATCACATCACTAAGCTAAGAAAGCCTTACCTTAAGTTTCTGTAATTCACCTTCAATGTCTATTTCCAAAGTAGGGTATATAGATTTGTACTGGTTAGCTAGAACTTTGAACCTGAGAAATAAACAGATCAGGGCATTAACTATCTTAAAGAATACTTCAAATAGTATCATTCAAGTCAAGTGATTTTTGCAAATTAGTTCTGAAAGTGAAGTTacttttttgagaaataaaactTAATAAAGGAGATAAACATATGAATAAATTATACACTTAAGACAAAATATAATTAAGGTGATGTGTGTAGTTGGAGAAGGGATTTAGAATAACTAGaatctgaaaatagaaaagatGGACCATAAGAAATGAATGGGGACAGTCTACATGGCACTCAGAAACTAGCGACTGATCTCTAGGACTTTCCAGTGTTGCCTGCCAGTGAGAACCAACAACTACATTTTCCATGGAAACCATTCTACAGAGAATATGTCAGTCCAGCATTTCTAGTTTTGACGACGTGCCCAAATAACTTACCAGGACCTGGGAAGACATAACAGGG
This genomic interval carries:
- the Adss2 gene encoding adenylosuccinate synthetase isozyme 2 translates to MSTSESNPAAASLPNGDCGRPRAPPGGNRVTVVLGAQWGDEGKGKVVDLLAQDADIVCRCQGGNNAGHTVVVDSVEYDFHLLPSGIINPNVTAFIGNGVVIHLPGLFEEAEKNVQKGKGLDGWEKRLIISDRAHIVFDFHQAADGIQEQQRQEQAGKNLGTTKKGIGPVYSSKAARSGLRMCDLVSDFDGFSERFKVLANQYKSIYPTLEIDIEGELQKLKGYMERIKPMVRDGVYFLYEALHGPPKKILVEGANAALLDIDFGTYPFVTSSNCTVGGVCTGLGMPPQNVGEVYGVVKAYTTRVGIGAFPTEQDNEIGELLQTRGREFGVTTGRKRRCGWLDLVLLKYAHMINGFTALALTKLDILDMFTEIKVGVAYKLDGEIIPHFPANQEVLNKVEVQYKSFPGWNTDISNARTFKELPVNAQNYVRFIEDELQIPVKWIGVGKSRESMIQLF